The following proteins are encoded in a genomic region of Gimesia algae:
- a CDS encoding MotA/TolQ/ExbB proton channel family protein, which yields MQHRANETSTQRLSWVKQDIEQRLLFKGGRHTRVNNVLSALLGVLITILVYSCLYPFPHSSITVMFTQRGPIPYFIVFFSAWSLSILFFKWRKLRYQQSSLKIIVVPPEHDFILSSATVDQVMDEIQSAVDDPKQFVLFNRIVVALSNLRNLGRVTDVDDILRSQADTDVSSMDTSYSLLSGFVWAIPVLGFIGTVIGLSDAIGGFGSVLRSAEDMDKVKAALQDVTAGLATAFETTLEALVAALVIQLLITFIRKSEEEFLDQCSEYCTQYIVNKLRIMPYETDSVR from the coding sequence ATGCAACACAGGGCTAACGAAACATCAACACAGCGGCTCTCCTGGGTGAAACAGGACATCGAACAGCGACTGTTATTCAAAGGAGGCAGGCACACACGCGTGAATAATGTTCTCTCTGCCTTGCTGGGTGTATTAATCACCATCCTGGTTTATAGCTGCCTGTATCCGTTCCCGCATTCATCGATCACCGTCATGTTCACGCAACGGGGTCCCATCCCTTATTTTATTGTCTTTTTTTCAGCCTGGTCACTGTCCATCCTGTTCTTTAAGTGGCGGAAACTGAGGTATCAGCAAAGCAGTCTGAAAATCATAGTTGTCCCTCCTGAACACGATTTTATCCTGTCTTCTGCCACCGTAGATCAGGTGATGGACGAGATTCAATCCGCCGTCGACGATCCGAAACAGTTCGTGCTCTTCAACCGGATTGTGGTTGCCCTGTCAAATCTTAGAAACCTGGGACGCGTGACCGACGTCGATGACATTCTGCGTTCACAGGCAGATACCGATGTTTCCTCTATGGATACCAGTTACAGTCTCCTGTCAGGCTTCGTATGGGCGATCCCCGTTCTGGGATTTATCGGGACCGTCATCGGGCTTTCCGACGCCATTGGAGGCTTCGGTTCAGTGCTCCGGTCTGCGGAAGATATGGACAAAGTCAAAGCGGCTCTCCAGGACGTGACTGCGGGCCTGGCCACCGCATTCGAAACCACTCTCGAAGCGTTAGTGGCTGCCCTGGTGATCCAGTTGCTCATTACTTTCATCAGAAAATCAGAAGAAGAATTTCTCGATCAGTGTTCTGAATATTGTACTCAGTATATTGTCAATAAGCTGCGGATCATGCCTTACGAAACCGACTCGGTACGCTAA
- a CDS encoding VWA domain-containing protein yields the protein MHFYLKIKNRVEGPYSTEELLYLQSQGQLDAGHLVREGEQGSWLQIEQLPVIRKQRESTVRAAGTQSQREITGIARRPVPQGESERIEKSSPQRTTDGPSQELPRRVPDSSVNRAAIQQRRQKLILAVLVGAFILILLLCLIYWMFLSGPSGSPSGSSSGSQGAGSATSGNKQTEGAQSESSNSTEGTSPATPQPSVDPSPVETTSSSSLPPPPVTTKGAMTPADIPPSFSVGTARFFGIEAKGPVFVYVVDCSGSMSGSPMKLTKEELKKSISQLNLKQSFYVIFFSDQDYPMFFPAKAAPRPLPATDENVEQLEKWVDGFHMSGGTKPQAALLRALSLSPDAIFLMTDGVFDSKIADLIKTNNTGNIAIHTIAFQNKSGEPLLKRIAEENRGAYRYVP from the coding sequence GTGCACTTTTATCTGAAAATCAAGAATCGCGTGGAGGGACCCTACTCAACTGAGGAACTGCTCTATCTCCAGAGTCAGGGGCAGTTAGATGCGGGACATCTGGTACGCGAAGGAGAGCAGGGAAGCTGGCTTCAAATTGAACAGCTACCAGTGATACGCAAGCAGCGGGAAAGTACTGTCCGGGCAGCAGGAACGCAGTCTCAACGTGAGATTACAGGCATTGCGAGGCGTCCAGTCCCTCAAGGCGAATCAGAAAGAATCGAAAAGTCATCTCCGCAGCGAACGACCGATGGTCCCTCGCAGGAATTACCCAGGCGTGTTCCCGATTCGTCTGTCAACCGTGCCGCTATACAGCAGAGGCGTCAGAAACTGATACTGGCAGTACTGGTCGGTGCGTTCATTCTGATCCTGTTGTTGTGCCTGATTTACTGGATGTTTCTCAGCGGCCCCTCCGGTAGTCCGTCAGGCAGCTCGTCCGGCAGTCAGGGAGCGGGTTCAGCTACGTCTGGAAATAAACAGACAGAGGGGGCTCAGTCAGAATCCTCAAATTCAACTGAAGGAACTTCACCGGCAACGCCTCAGCCTTCAGTCGATCCTTCACCTGTGGAAACAACGTCCTCAAGCAGTCTTCCTCCGCCACCGGTAACTACTAAGGGTGCAATGACTCCGGCAGATATCCCACCTTCCTTTTCGGTCGGGACAGCGAGGTTTTTTGGAATTGAAGCCAAAGGGCCAGTTTTTGTGTATGTCGTTGACTGTTCGGGTAGCATGTCCGGCTCACCGATGAAACTGACCAAAGAGGAACTGAAGAAATCAATCAGCCAGTTGAATCTCAAACAGAGCTTTTATGTCATCTTTTTCTCAGACCAGGATTATCCCATGTTTTTCCCGGCCAAAGCAGCCCCTCGTCCACTGCCAGCCACAGATGAGAATGTGGAACAGTTGGAAAAGTGGGTTGACGGATTTCATATGAGTGGTGGGACAAAACCTCAGGCAGCCTTGTTGCGCGCGTTGTCGCTTTCACCTGATGCCATTTTCCTGATGACCGACGGCGTTTTCGATTCAAAAATTGCGGATCTTATCAAAACTAACAACACCGGTAACATAGCAATCCATACGATTGCCTTTCAAAATAAGTCTGGCGAGCCATTGTTGAAACGAATCGCTGAAGAAAACAGGGGCGCGTACAGGTATGTTCCCTGA
- the tkt gene encoding transketolase: MTPAAISSEALDELCVNTLRLLSVDMVQKAGSGHPGLPLGSAAMAYALWDRFLQINPADPSWPDRDRFVLSAGHGCALLYALLHVTGYDLSLDELKQFRQWESKTPGHPEYGMTPGVEATTGPLGQGFANAVGMAITETHLAARFNRPDHTVVDHFTYVLASDGDLMEGIASEAGSLAGHLGLGKLVVLYADNHITIEGNTEIAFTEDRCARFVAFGWHVQHVADGNDLEAVTAAIQAAREQTDQPSLIAVRTHIGYGSPHKQDSASAHGEPLGVDEVQLTKERLGWPAEPAFHLPAEALDHFRQAVTRGKDLQGAWEAKIAAYGKAHPELAAEFNRIMGGMLPADWDASLPTFTAESGALATRAASGKCINAIAPRLPELMGGSADLAPSTQTFMEGVGTFQSNEREGRNMHFGIREHSMGAILNGMAYHQGLIPYGATFLVFSDYMRPPMRLAALNGLPVIYVFTHDSIGMGEDGPTHQPIEQLLCLRSVPNLFVIRPADANETVEAWRVAVGRRNGPVALILTRQKLPILDLEHYPSLPTGVSQGGYVLAEADGNGTPDLILVGTGSEVHLALEAQKQLAGEGVRARVVSLPCWELFAAQPESYRHQVVLPGVPLLAIEAGSTLGWETYFGSQTAAIGITGFGASAPGETVMREYGFTVENVCERAFALLK; this comes from the coding sequence ATGACCCCCGCTGCGATTTCTTCAGAAGCTCTGGACGAGCTTTGTGTCAATACGTTACGTCTGCTGTCGGTAGACATGGTACAGAAAGCGGGATCCGGGCATCCAGGTCTGCCGCTGGGATCTGCCGCCATGGCTTATGCTTTGTGGGACCGCTTTCTCCAGATCAACCCCGCCGATCCAAGTTGGCCCGACCGCGACCGTTTCGTGCTTTCGGCCGGCCATGGATGCGCACTGCTCTATGCGCTGCTGCATGTCACGGGATATGACTTGTCACTGGATGAATTGAAACAGTTTCGGCAGTGGGAAAGCAAAACCCCGGGGCATCCGGAGTACGGTATGACTCCGGGTGTGGAAGCAACGACCGGACCACTGGGACAGGGATTTGCCAATGCAGTCGGGATGGCAATCACGGAGACCCATCTGGCGGCGCGATTTAACCGGCCCGATCACACCGTCGTAGATCATTTCACATACGTGCTTGCCAGTGATGGCGACCTGATGGAAGGTATTGCTTCGGAGGCGGGTTCCCTGGCAGGGCACCTGGGGCTTGGCAAACTCGTTGTACTGTATGCCGACAATCACATCACGATCGAAGGGAACACGGAGATTGCCTTCACGGAGGATCGCTGCGCCCGCTTTGTTGCCTTCGGCTGGCACGTCCAGCATGTTGCGGATGGAAACGATCTGGAGGCTGTAACAGCAGCGATCCAGGCCGCGCGGGAACAGACAGACCAGCCGTCGCTGATTGCTGTCAGAACGCACATCGGCTATGGCAGCCCGCACAAGCAGGACAGTGCGTCGGCTCACGGTGAGCCACTGGGAGTGGATGAAGTGCAGTTGACCAAGGAACGCCTCGGCTGGCCCGCAGAACCTGCGTTTCATCTTCCCGCTGAGGCCCTGGATCATTTCCGACAGGCCGTCACCAGGGGAAAGGACTTGCAAGGCGCATGGGAAGCAAAAATTGCGGCGTACGGCAAAGCGCATCCTGAGCTGGCCGCAGAGTTCAACCGGATCATGGGCGGAATGTTGCCTGCAGACTGGGACGCGTCTCTGCCGACTTTCACCGCAGAGAGCGGCGCGCTGGCGACCCGTGCCGCATCGGGAAAATGTATTAACGCAATTGCACCACGATTGCCTGAGTTAATGGGTGGTTCTGCTGACCTCGCACCCAGCACACAAACATTTATGGAAGGCGTTGGTACCTTTCAGTCGAATGAGCGGGAGGGACGCAATATGCATTTCGGCATCCGCGAGCATTCTATGGGCGCCATTCTTAACGGTATGGCATATCATCAGGGTCTGATTCCTTACGGCGCCACTTTTCTGGTTTTCAGTGATTATATGCGTCCTCCAATGCGGCTGGCGGCGCTTAACGGCTTGCCCGTAATTTACGTCTTCACTCATGACAGCATCGGTATGGGTGAGGATGGCCCGACCCATCAGCCGATCGAACAACTCCTTTGCCTGCGCTCCGTTCCCAATCTGTTTGTCATCCGGCCCGCTGACGCCAACGAAACCGTTGAAGCCTGGCGCGTTGCTGTGGGGCGTCGGAATGGTCCAGTGGCGTTGATATTGACCAGACAGAAACTTCCGATCCTCGACCTGGAACACTATCCGAGTCTCCCGACCGGTGTATCGCAGGGGGGGTATGTTCTGGCTGAAGCTGATGGTAACGGGACACCCGATCTGATCCTGGTCGGGACAGGGTCCGAAGTCCACCTGGCGCTGGAAGCACAAAAGCAGCTTGCCGGTGAAGGAGTCCGGGCGCGGGTCGTCAGCCTGCCTTGCTGGGAACTGTTTGCGGCTCAACCGGAATCGTATCGGCATCAGGTCGTCCTACCCGGTGTGCCTCTGCTTGCCATTGAAGCTGGTTCGACTTTAGGCTGGGAGACTTATTTCGGTTCCCAGACTGCTGCGATTGGCATCACTGGCTTTGGTGCCTCAGCGCCGGGAGAGACTGTGATGCGGGAATATGGCTTTACCGTTGAAAACGTCTGCGAGCGGGCATTCGCTTTGCTGAAGTAA
- the pgi gene encoding glucose-6-phosphate isomerase has product MTTGDQLLSECAAWKKLEAHYEEVQGLHLKTLFADDPARGERLTVDALGLYLDYSKNRITDETFKLLLDLAEETGLRAHIDAMFRGDKINLTENRSVLHVALRAPKGATILVDGENVVPQVHAVLDKMVDFSHRVRSGAWLGHTGQRIRNIINIGIGGSDLGPVMAYEALRYYSDHNLTFRFVSNVDGTDLAEATRDLDPAETLFIISSKTFTTAETMTNAHSARDWLLAGLGGDTKAVAKHFVAVSTNAEKVSEFGIDTGNMFEFWDWVGGRYSMDSAIGLSTMLAIGSEHFLAMLDGFHQMDEHFRTAAFAENLPVILGLLTIWNTNFLKAQTVAILPYEQYLKRFPAYLQQLTMESSGKHVTLNGTHVDYDTGPVYWGEPGTNGQHSFYQLIHQGTRLIPCDFIAFGQPLNPLGRHHDMLLANVFAQAEALAFGKTSEQVQAEGTPDRLVPHRVFEGNRPSNTILIERLTPEILGKLIALYEHSVFTQGAIWNIDSFDQWGVELGKALAQRITPELESQTEPELNHDSSTNCLIRRYRKLKKN; this is encoded by the coding sequence ATGACGACCGGCGACCAGTTACTCTCAGAGTGTGCGGCCTGGAAGAAGCTCGAGGCTCATTATGAGGAGGTCCAGGGTCTGCATCTCAAGACGCTCTTTGCCGACGATCCTGCGCGCGGCGAGCGATTGACTGTTGATGCGTTGGGCCTCTATCTCGATTACTCCAAGAATCGAATCACCGATGAGACCTTCAAACTCCTCCTGGATCTGGCAGAGGAAACGGGCCTGCGCGCACACATTGACGCCATGTTTCGGGGAGACAAAATCAATCTCACTGAAAACCGGTCGGTTCTGCATGTGGCTTTGCGGGCACCGAAAGGGGCAACGATCCTCGTGGATGGTGAAAACGTAGTTCCCCAGGTTCACGCCGTGCTGGACAAGATGGTTGATTTTTCGCATCGGGTTCGAAGCGGTGCATGGCTGGGTCATACCGGCCAGCGGATCCGTAACATCATCAATATCGGTATCGGCGGTTCTGACCTCGGACCGGTGATGGCTTACGAAGCGCTCCGGTATTACAGCGATCACAATCTTACTTTCCGGTTTGTCTCCAATGTCGACGGTACCGATCTGGCAGAAGCAACGCGTGATCTTGATCCGGCGGAAACACTCTTCATCATTTCCTCGAAAACCTTTACCACAGCCGAGACGATGACCAACGCTCACAGTGCGCGCGACTGGTTACTCGCAGGTCTCGGCGGTGATACTAAAGCAGTCGCTAAGCATTTTGTCGCCGTTTCGACGAATGCTGAGAAAGTGTCTGAGTTCGGCATCGACACCGGAAATATGTTCGAGTTCTGGGACTGGGTCGGTGGACGTTATTCGATGGACTCGGCAATTGGTCTTTCCACGATGCTGGCGATTGGCTCCGAGCATTTCCTGGCAATGCTGGACGGGTTCCATCAGATGGACGAGCACTTCCGCACGGCAGCGTTCGCGGAAAACCTGCCGGTGATCTTAGGGCTGCTGACCATCTGGAACACCAACTTTTTGAAAGCACAGACCGTTGCCATTCTGCCCTACGAACAGTATCTGAAACGATTCCCGGCCTATCTGCAGCAACTGACGATGGAAAGCAGTGGCAAACATGTCACACTTAATGGGACCCATGTTGACTATGATACCGGACCAGTTTACTGGGGTGAACCGGGCACTAACGGCCAGCATTCATTTTACCAGTTAATCCATCAGGGCACCCGGCTCATCCCCTGCGATTTCATCGCGTTCGGGCAACCACTCAATCCGCTCGGGAGGCATCATGATATGCTCCTGGCAAATGTCTTCGCGCAAGCTGAGGCGCTGGCTTTTGGTAAGACGTCCGAGCAGGTTCAGGCAGAGGGTACGCCGGACCGACTCGTACCGCATCGAGTATTCGAAGGCAACCGCCCGTCGAATACGATTCTTATCGAGCGACTCACGCCAGAAATACTCGGCAAGCTGATCGCACTCTATGAACATTCGGTTTTCACCCAGGGCGCCATCTGGAATATCGACTCGTTCGACCAGTGGGGGGTCGAGCTCGGCAAGGCGCTGGCCCAGCGTATTACTCCAGAGCTTGAAAGCCAGACAGAACCAGAACTCAATCACGATTCCTCCACGAATTGCCTCATTCGTCGCTACAGGAAGCTGAAGAAGAACTGA
- the malQ gene encoding 4-alpha-glucanotransferase: MSERSFRTSLPPFPPDYRASGVLLHVTSLPSPYGIGDLGPQARGWVDRLQEAGQTWWQILPLGPTGYGSSPYQPLSSFAGNWLLVSPDDLIADGLLEESDTAGYSFSQTNVDYDVVNTFKHQLLKSVWTHFNNRRGHVLKPAFEQFCQQERHWLDDFALFQALQTMHQGASYLNWPLELVRREPVALEQARRTLSKEIDQIRLAQFLIFRQANCLKKYAESRGVRLIGDLPFFVSPDSSDVWAHPELFLLDEHLQPQFVAGVPPDYFSADGQLWGNPVYDWDAMRQAGYKWCIDRVRALLAHVDLIRLDHFRGFAAAWHIEADAATALSGAWVPGPGSDYFSSVQQELDGLPFIAEDLGIITPDVGALRDQFHLPGTRVLQFAFDGETDNPYLPRNYVSNTVVYTGTHDNNTTRGWYETLSDDQRKIVSQYLERPSIESSEATAALLHLAWSSVAALAVMPLQDLLNLGEDARMNVPGQSEGNWRWRCTEEMLSPSAFQSLREMTAMSQRLPALQPALDSQPDPEVTF; this comes from the coding sequence ATGAGCGAACGTAGTTTCCGGACGAGTTTACCTCCGTTTCCGCCAGATTACCGGGCTTCCGGCGTATTGTTGCATGTTACTTCACTTCCCTCGCCATACGGGATCGGTGATCTGGGACCGCAGGCACGGGGCTGGGTTGATCGTCTTCAAGAAGCGGGTCAAACCTGGTGGCAAATCTTACCTCTGGGGCCGACAGGGTACGGAAGTTCGCCATATCAACCCCTGTCTTCGTTCGCCGGCAACTGGCTTCTGGTCAGTCCAGACGATCTGATCGCGGATGGACTGCTGGAGGAAAGCGATACTGCCGGATACTCTTTTTCACAAACCAACGTTGACTACGATGTTGTCAACACATTCAAACATCAATTACTCAAATCGGTCTGGACCCACTTTAACAATAGACGCGGACACGTTCTGAAACCCGCCTTTGAGCAATTCTGTCAACAAGAACGGCACTGGCTGGATGATTTTGCTTTATTTCAGGCCCTGCAAACCATGCACCAGGGCGCGAGTTACCTCAATTGGCCGCTCGAACTGGTCAGACGGGAGCCGGTTGCCCTGGAGCAGGCGCGGCGTACTTTGTCGAAAGAAATCGATCAGATTCGCCTGGCACAGTTCCTGATTTTCCGGCAAGCGAATTGCCTGAAGAAATATGCCGAAAGCAGGGGCGTACGTCTGATCGGCGATCTGCCGTTTTTTGTTTCTCCCGACTCAAGCGATGTCTGGGCTCATCCGGAACTATTTCTGCTCGACGAACATTTACAGCCGCAATTTGTAGCCGGTGTCCCTCCCGATTACTTCAGCGCTGATGGCCAACTCTGGGGCAATCCCGTCTATGACTGGGATGCGATGCGTCAGGCTGGCTACAAATGGTGCATCGACCGCGTGCGTGCATTACTGGCTCATGTCGATCTGATCAGACTGGACCATTTTCGTGGATTTGCAGCTGCCTGGCATATAGAGGCAGATGCTGCGACGGCCTTATCAGGTGCATGGGTGCCCGGACCTGGCAGTGATTATTTCAGTTCGGTCCAGCAAGAACTCGATGGTCTGCCATTCATTGCGGAGGACCTGGGAATTATTACGCCGGACGTGGGTGCACTTCGCGATCAGTTTCACTTGCCTGGAACACGCGTTCTCCAGTTCGCCTTTGATGGTGAAACTGATAATCCATACCTTCCTCGTAACTACGTTTCGAATACCGTCGTGTATACCGGTACTCATGACAATAATACCACGCGCGGGTGGTACGAAACATTGAGCGACGATCAACGAAAAATTGTATCTCAGTATCTGGAGCGTCCCTCGATCGAGAGCAGCGAAGCCACAGCGGCATTGTTGCATCTGGCGTGGTCTTCCGTGGCGGCGCTGGCAGTGATGCCGCTGCAGGATTTGCTCAACCTGGGAGAGGATGCCCGAATGAACGTGCCCGGTCAAAGCGAAGGAAATTGGCGCTGGCGCTGCACAGAAGAGATGTTGTCCCCGTCTGCATTTCAATCGTTGCGGGAAATGACGGCAATGTCCCAGCGCCTGCCCGCTTTACAACCAGCACTTGATTCCCAGCCAGATCCGGAGGTAACATTTTGA
- a CDS encoding histidine phosphatase family protein, whose translation MSDEVQPLPLIYLARHGETSWSISGQHTGLTDLPLTERGALNARRLGERLKSETFARVFTSPLQRASHTCELSGFGTIAGVDDDLVEWNYGDYEGMTSIEIDLQRPGWELFRDGCPGGESVAEVSARADRVIDRLRTVEGNVLLFSHGHFLLMLAARWLGLNAAIGRHFFLNTTALSILGYHHGRQDPVIRLWNDCNHAGN comes from the coding sequence ATGAGCGACGAAGTTCAACCGCTACCTCTGATTTATCTCGCGCGACATGGTGAGACATCCTGGAGCATCTCAGGCCAACATACAGGCTTGACCGATCTGCCGTTGACGGAACGCGGTGCGCTTAACGCCCGCCGACTTGGCGAACGACTTAAATCAGAGACCTTTGCCCGCGTATTCACCAGTCCGCTACAACGCGCTTCTCATACATGTGAATTGTCCGGTTTTGGTACGATTGCAGGTGTGGATGATGATCTCGTCGAATGGAACTATGGCGATTACGAAGGCATGACCTCTATAGAAATTGACCTGCAACGGCCCGGCTGGGAGCTATTTCGCGACGGTTGTCCGGGTGGCGAGTCGGTTGCAGAAGTGTCCGCCAGAGCTGATCGAGTCATTGATCGACTTCGCACCGTTGAGGGTAACGTCTTGCTCTTTTCTCACGGTCATTTTCTGCTTATGCTCGCTGCGCGCTGGCTGGGCCTGAATGCAGCAATCGGCCGACACTTTTTTCTCAACACAACAGCATTGAGTATTCTGGGGTATCACCATGGCCGGCAAGATCCGGTGATCCGGCTCTGGAACGATTGTAATCACGCAGGCAATTGA
- a CDS encoding cation-transporting P-type ATPase, with protein MKTGQQPQANDGLKSLPLSEVEQKLESSPEGLTQAEAEKRLAQYGPNEIIEKETSPLLQFLSYFWGPIPWMIEAAVVLSAVAQHWVDFFIILILLLTKAVVGFWEEHQADNAIYSGSIVPQGEIGAMIYATGANTIGTSSDTRFL; from the coding sequence ATGAAAACAGGCCAGCAACCCCAGGCAAACGACGGTCTGAAATCCCTGCCCCTGTCGGAAGTGGAACAGAAACTGGAATCATCGCCGGAGGGCCTCACACAAGCCGAGGCGGAGAAACGGTTGGCCCAATATGGTCCCAACGAAATTATCGAAAAAGAAACCAGTCCGCTGCTGCAATTCCTGAGCTATTTCTGGGGACCAATCCCCTGGATGATCGAAGCAGCCGTGGTTCTGTCAGCGGTGGCCCAGCATTGGGTGGACTTTTTTATCATTCTGATTCTCTTATTAACCAAAGCGGTAGTCGGGTTCTGGGAAGAACATCAGGCGGACAATGCGATTTATTCCGGTTCAATCGTCCCTCAGGGAGAAATCGGTGCCATGATTTATGCCACGGGAGCAAACACAATTGGGACGTCAAGCGATACTCGTTTTCTTTGA
- a CDS encoding DUF1559 domain-containing protein, with translation MARTSTRKQHAAFTLIELLVVIAIIAILIALLLPAVQQAREAARRMSCKNNLKQIALAAHNYESAFRVMPPRRILTNGNRRGWGPAILPYLDQANLQGRYDFNKNFYDPENEENIRVPLAVFMCPSAPGPRLVTVIQSGVTSEGIAGDYFGPNSFRSDEFGVTSLSGNNQITAMDDLPRTRRFRDITDGTTNTMFITEQAGRADYYIRGIKQTSNAGLSQATSWGSWPSYQVFQVQVFGSDAVTRDGPGGTCSINCNNSQGIYSFHTGGAHASFVDGSVHMLSESIDANVLFALITINGGEVINQDF, from the coding sequence GTGGCTAGAACGTCCACAAGAAAGCAACACGCCGCATTTACGTTGATTGAATTACTTGTTGTGATTGCGATCATTGCCATACTTATTGCGCTGCTTCTGCCAGCAGTACAGCAGGCGCGTGAAGCGGCCCGGCGGATGAGTTGCAAGAACAATCTGAAACAGATTGCGCTGGCGGCTCACAATTACGAATCGGCCTTTCGCGTCATGCCGCCCCGTAGAATTCTGACTAACGGCAACCGTCGGGGCTGGGGACCAGCCATTCTCCCTTATCTGGATCAGGCGAATCTGCAGGGACGCTATGACTTCAACAAAAATTTTTATGATCCTGAGAATGAAGAAAACATTCGAGTTCCGCTTGCCGTTTTCATGTGCCCGTCCGCTCCAGGGCCACGACTGGTTACAGTTATCCAAAGCGGAGTGACATCCGAAGGCATTGCAGGCGACTATTTCGGGCCGAACAGTTTCCGTTCAGACGAATTTGGTGTGACATCGTTGAGTGGGAATAATCAGATTACAGCCATGGATGATCTGCCTCGCACGCGTCGTTTTCGTGATATTACCGATGGCACAACCAATACGATGTTCATCACCGAACAGGCGGGCCGCGCTGACTATTACATTCGTGGCATAAAACAGACTTCCAATGCCGGGCTGAGTCAGGCAACCAGTTGGGGGTCCTGGCCTTCCTATCAGGTCTTTCAGGTGCAGGTCTTTGGCTCGGACGCAGTCACAAGAGACGGACCGGGGGGAACCTGTTCCATTAACTGTAATAACAGCCAGGGAATCTACAGTTTTCATACGGGGGGAGCGCATGCTTCGTTCGTGGATGGCTCGGTGCACATGCTGTCGGAATCGATCGACGCCAATGTTCTGTTTGCTCTGATTACGATTAACGGCGGAGAAGTCATCAACCAGGATTTCTAA
- a CDS encoding DUF1559 family PulG-like putative transporter, with translation MRDWLNPLEVVVITVCLLILSGLLLPEMLVARDTAREQSCHDRLQQIGSAFLQYEKVHRGLPPRRSGFNDGNPYGGWGGYILPYLKLADQADQYDTGYDFFDPKNKAIVETQLPVFLCPASPAERFVQIQSQASTKSLNPDKATVFTCKAAAVDFITSNGVQMARNGYGINAMGREGRIGNQRQPMTDNKDLPIAKITDGLSNTLLLIEQAGRPAAWRNKTKKPGEGQFGMSPNARGAWAGWGSISFGAVNPETGERPPRGDSTDCSVNCNNWLGIYSFHQDGGNVLFCDGSVRFFGTKLDPLTFAYLTIRDDGHLIQLDDF, from the coding sequence ATGCGAGACTGGCTTAATCCCCTTGAAGTCGTCGTTATTACCGTCTGTCTATTAATCCTCTCGGGGCTGCTACTGCCTGAAATGCTCGTGGCGCGGGATACCGCACGAGAACAGTCGTGTCATGATCGGCTGCAGCAAATAGGTTCTGCCTTCCTCCAGTACGAAAAAGTTCACCGCGGCCTGCCTCCTCGACGAAGCGGGTTTAACGATGGAAACCCGTATGGCGGCTGGGGGGGATACATTCTGCCGTATCTGAAGCTGGCGGATCAGGCAGACCAATACGATACCGGCTACGACTTTTTTGATCCCAAAAACAAGGCGATTGTCGAAACACAGTTACCCGTCTTCCTCTGCCCGGCGAGTCCTGCTGAACGATTCGTACAGATTCAGTCCCAGGCTTCAACCAAGTCGCTCAATCCTGATAAAGCGACCGTCTTTACCTGCAAAGCTGCTGCCGTTGATTTCATCACGTCAAATGGCGTGCAGATGGCCCGGAACGGATATGGCATCAACGCGATGGGAAGAGAAGGTCGAATCGGAAACCAGCGTCAGCCAATGACCGACAATAAAGATTTGCCAATAGCGAAGATCACAGACGGCCTCTCCAATACGCTCCTGCTGATCGAACAAGCAGGACGTCCGGCTGCATGGCGAAATAAAACGAAGAAACCAGGGGAGGGACAGTTCGGCATGAGTCCCAATGCCCGCGGTGCCTGGGCGGGCTGGGGTTCGATCTCCTTCGGTGCCGTGAACCCGGAAACAGGCGAACGACCACCGCGGGGCGACAGCACGGACTGCAGCGTCAATTGCAATAACTGGCTTGGCATTTACAGCTTTCATCAGGATGGCGGTAATGTATTGTTTTGTGACGGCAGTGTGCGATTCTTCGGTACAAAACTGGACCCACTGACCTTTGCTTATCTGACAATTCGAGACGATGGGCATCTGATCCAACTTGACGATTTTTAA